In Paenibacillus sp. FSL R7-0345, a single window of DNA contains:
- the dnaN gene encoding DNA polymerase III subunit beta: MKISILKNELNESIGHVSKAISSRTTIPILTGIKFEVSHQGVTLTASDTDISIQSFIPAENDSHTIVKVEQPGSVVLPAKFFVEIIKKLPSKEIHMEVKEGFQTFISSGSTEIQIVGLDPEEFPVLPSIEENETISLPGDLLKNMIKQTAFSISTQETTPILTGILWNLADNEFKFTATDRHRLATRAAHLEGTESVQFSNVVIAGKTLNELSKIIPDQNMLVDIVVADNQVLFKIDKVLFYSRILDGIYPDTSRIIPTTYKTELTLDTKKLSESIDRAYLLSREEKTNIVRMQTLENGDVEISSSSSELGKVREELEVIDFKGEPLKISFNSKYMLDVLKVVESEQLVIAFTGMMSPIILRPLDESRSLYVILPYRTTN, translated from the coding sequence ATGAAAATAAGCATTCTCAAAAATGAGCTCAACGAATCCATCGGGCATGTATCCAAGGCTATCTCCAGCAGAACCACCATTCCGATTCTCACCGGTATTAAATTTGAGGTTAGCCATCAGGGCGTTACACTGACTGCAAGCGATACGGATATTTCAATTCAATCCTTTATTCCGGCTGAAAACGACAGCCATACCATCGTTAAAGTCGAGCAGCCGGGCAGCGTAGTGCTTCCAGCAAAGTTTTTTGTCGAAATTATCAAAAAGCTGCCATCTAAGGAAATTCACATGGAAGTGAAGGAAGGGTTCCAGACCTTTATCTCCTCCGGTTCCACCGAAATTCAGATCGTTGGTCTTGATCCGGAAGAATTCCCGGTTCTGCCTAGCATCGAGGAGAACGAAACCATCTCCCTGCCCGGTGATCTGCTCAAGAACATGATCAAGCAGACCGCTTTTTCCATCTCCACTCAGGAAACAACACCGATTCTTACCGGTATCCTATGGAATCTGGCCGATAATGAATTTAAATTTACAGCAACCGACCGCCACCGGCTGGCGACAAGAGCCGCACATCTGGAAGGCACTGAAAGTGTCCAGTTCTCCAATGTGGTCATTGCCGGTAAAACGCTGAACGAGCTGAGTAAAATCATTCCAGACCAGAATATGCTGGTTGATATTGTCGTAGCCGACAACCAGGTGTTGTTCAAAATTGATAAAGTGCTGTTCTATTCGCGCATCCTGGACGGCATTTATCCGGATACTTCTAGAATTATTCCGACAACCTACAAAACAGAACTGACTTTGGACACAAAAAAATTAAGCGAATCGATTGACCGTGCTTATTTGCTGTCCCGTGAGGAAAAAACAAACATTGTGCGCATGCAGACGCTGGAGAACGGTGACGTCGAAATTTCCTCCAGCTCCTCAGAGCTCGGTAAAGTCCGGGAAGAGCTGGAAGTGATTGATTTTAAAGGTGAGCCGCTGAAGATCTCCTTTAACTCAAAATATATGCTGGATGTGCTGAAGGTTGTCGAAAGCGAGCAGCTGGTCATTGCTTTTACAGGGATGATGAGCCCGATTATTCTCCGTCCGCTTGACGAAAGCCGCAGCCTGTATGTTATCCTGCCTTACCGCACAACTAACTAA
- the yaaA gene encoding S4 domain-containing protein YaaA, which translates to MKKILIHSGYIKLDQFLKLSDCVSTGGMAKALLQEGHVLVNGEVEERRGRKLYPGDRIEVQDNGVFEVEGGGIQE; encoded by the coding sequence ATGAAAAAAATACTTATCCACAGTGGATATATTAAGCTCGACCAATTTTTGAAGCTCTCTGATTGTGTATCCACAGGGGGGATGGCCAAAGCTCTGCTGCAGGAGGGCCATGTGCTTGTTAACGGTGAAGTGGAAGAACGGCGTGGAAGAAAGCTGTATCCTGGTGATAGAATAGAGGTTCAGGACAACGGCGTTTTCGAGGTTGAAGGCGGCGGAATACAAGAGTAG
- the recF gene encoding DNA replication/repair protein RecF, with protein sequence MFVKNIGLQHYRNYELLRLESLGDVNLILGRNAQGKTNLMEALFVLAMTKSHRTSKDKELISFDAPAGSAQIVAEVERKYGDLKLELTLSAGGKKAKINGLEQRRLSEFVGSLNVVMFAPEDLEIVKGTPGIRRRFLDMEIGQVQPSYLFHLQQYQKVLLQRGNLLKQLWGKEAAAKDLLEIWDAQLVEHGVKIVKKRKQFIKKLQIWAESIHKGITNGGEELKLQYVPSFGEREEEDEAVLLDKFMLKLSQTREQEIRRGMTLTGPHRDDLSFFINGREAQVYGSQGQQRTAALSLKLAEIELIHEEIGEYPVLLLDDVLSELDPYRQTQLIETFQSKVQTFITATGVETLNTDKLKGASLYHVHDGKVEN encoded by the coding sequence GTGTTCGTTAAAAATATCGGTCTGCAGCATTATCGCAACTATGAGCTGCTGCGTCTGGAAAGCCTGGGCGATGTCAATCTGATTCTCGGCCGGAATGCCCAGGGCAAAACAAACCTCATGGAAGCTCTGTTTGTACTGGCAATGACCAAAAGCCACCGCACCTCCAAGGACAAGGAATTGATCTCGTTCGATGCTCCGGCAGGGTCCGCACAGATTGTCGCTGAGGTTGAGCGCAAATACGGGGATCTCAAGCTGGAGCTGACCTTGTCTGCGGGAGGCAAGAAGGCTAAAATAAATGGGCTGGAACAGCGCCGGTTAAGTGAATTTGTCGGCTCACTGAACGTAGTCATGTTTGCTCCGGAGGATCTGGAGATTGTTAAAGGTACGCCGGGTATACGCCGCCGTTTTCTCGACATGGAGATCGGCCAGGTGCAGCCCAGCTACCTTTTTCACTTACAGCAGTATCAGAAAGTGCTGCTCCAGCGGGGTAACCTGCTGAAACAGCTATGGGGTAAAGAGGCTGCCGCTAAGGACCTGCTCGAAATATGGGATGCCCAACTTGTTGAGCATGGTGTTAAAATCGTCAAAAAAAGGAAACAATTCATAAAGAAGCTGCAGATATGGGCAGAAAGCATTCACAAGGGTATTACGAACGGCGGAGAAGAGCTCAAACTCCAGTATGTTCCCTCCTTTGGCGAGCGCGAAGAGGAAGATGAAGCTGTCTTATTGGACAAATTTATGTTAAAGTTATCACAAACGAGAGAACAGGAAATTAGGCGCGGCATGACGCTGACGGGTCCCCATAGGGATGACCTGTCCTTTTTTATCAACGGAAGAGAAGCTCAGGTCTACGGCTCCCAGGGACAGCAGCGTACGGCAGCTTTATCGCTCAAGCTGGCGGAAATTGAACTGATCCATGAGGAGATCGGAGAGTATCCTGTGCTGCTTCTTGATGATGTTTTGTCCGAACTTGATCCCTATCGTCAGACCCAGCTTATAGAAACCTTCCAGAGCAAGGTGCAGACCTTCATCACTGCGACGGGTGTGGAGACTCTGAATACGGATAAGCTGAAAGGCGCAAGCCTGTACCATGTTCATGATGGAAAAGTGGAGAATTAA
- a CDS encoding extracellular matrix/biofilm biosynthesis regulator RemA family protein: MYIHLGGEKVIRSSELIAIFDISIEKSSKVSKQFILHSSQDKKLERIGEEEAKSIVVTKNTVYYSPISSSTLKKRAKILFEI; the protein is encoded by the coding sequence ATGTATATACATTTGGGCGGGGAGAAGGTCATAAGATCTTCAGAGCTGATAGCTATATTTGATATATCGATCGAGAAGTCCTCTAAGGTTTCGAAACAGTTCATCCTTCATTCCAGCCAGGACAAGAAACTGGAACGGATCGGTGAAGAGGAAGCGAAATCTATCGTCGTCACTAAAAATACGGTATACTACTCCCCTATATCCTCCTCCACTCTCAAAAAAAGAGCCAAAATCTTGTTTGAAATATAA
- the gyrB gene encoding DNA topoisomerase (ATP-hydrolyzing) subunit B — protein sequence MSMNQPTYDESQIQVLEGLEAVRKRPGMYIGSTSAKGLHHLVWEVVDNSIDEALAGFCDRIQVIIHEDNSITVIDNGRGIPVGENVKLKKSTLEVVMTVLHAGGKFGGGGYKVSGGLHGVGISVVNALSEKVIVNVKRDGHVYQQEYRRGAPQYDIKIIGDSDETGTTTTFLPDPEIFTETTVFEYTTLLTRIRELAFLNKGIELSLLDERTGTSNTFRYDGGIVEYVKYLNEKKEALHEEPIYVEGSRDMIAVEVALQYNDSYTENIYSFANNINTHEGGTHESGFKSALTRIINDYARKTGVIKDSSNNLTGDDVREGLTAIISVKIPEPQFEGQTKTKLGNSEVRGIVESLFGEKLQEFLEENPAVSRRVLEKSLQASRAREAARKARELTRRKSALEVSALPGKLADCSSKDASISELYIVEGDSAGGSAKQGRDRHFQAILPLRGKILNVEKARLDRILSNGEIRSIITALGTGISDDFDLSKARYHKIVIMTDADVDGAHIRTLLLTFFYRYMRKIIEAGFIYIAQPPLFKIERNKVIRYAQSEKERDEIIAGFGENVKVNVQRYKGLGEMNASQLWDTTMDPESRTMLQVTIEDAILADGIFDTLMGDNVEPRREFIQEHAQSVRNLDV from the coding sequence ATGTCAATGAATCAACCGACATATGATGAGAGCCAGATTCAGGTGCTTGAAGGGCTGGAAGCCGTTCGGAAGCGTCCGGGCATGTATATCGGCTCTACCAGCGCCAAAGGTCTGCATCATTTGGTCTGGGAGGTTGTCGATAATAGTATCGATGAGGCGCTGGCAGGTTTTTGCGACCGGATTCAAGTGATTATTCATGAAGATAACAGTATTACGGTTATTGACAACGGGCGTGGTATTCCAGTCGGCGAGAACGTGAAGCTGAAGAAATCCACCCTTGAGGTTGTTATGACTGTCCTGCACGCAGGCGGTAAGTTCGGCGGCGGCGGATACAAGGTTTCCGGCGGTCTGCACGGTGTAGGGATTTCAGTAGTGAACGCATTGTCTGAAAAGGTAATTGTAAATGTTAAGCGCGACGGCCATGTCTATCAGCAGGAATACAGACGGGGTGCTCCGCAATATGATATCAAGATTATCGGCGATTCCGATGAGACTGGCACAACAACAACGTTTCTTCCCGATCCGGAGATCTTTACGGAAACGACTGTTTTTGAATATACAACGCTGCTTACCCGCATCCGGGAGCTGGCTTTCCTGAACAAGGGAATTGAGCTTTCACTGCTTGATGAGCGGACCGGAACATCGAACACATTCAGATATGACGGCGGTATTGTCGAGTATGTGAAGTATCTGAACGAGAAAAAAGAAGCGCTGCACGAGGAGCCGATCTACGTGGAAGGCTCACGGGATATGATTGCTGTTGAAGTGGCGTTGCAGTATAACGATTCATATACAGAGAACATCTACTCTTTTGCCAATAACATCAATACGCATGAAGGCGGAACGCATGAATCGGGCTTCAAGAGTGCGCTGACCCGGATTATTAATGACTATGCCCGCAAGACCGGCGTAATCAAGGACAGCAGTAACAACCTTACCGGAGATGACGTGCGTGAGGGCTTGACGGCAATTATTTCTGTCAAAATCCCTGAGCCGCAGTTTGAAGGCCAGACGAAGACCAAGCTGGGCAACAGTGAAGTCCGCGGCATAGTGGAGTCGCTGTTCGGCGAGAAGCTGCAGGAGTTCCTGGAAGAGAACCCGGCGGTTTCCCGGCGCGTGCTGGAGAAGTCGCTGCAGGCTTCCCGTGCCCGTGAAGCAGCCCGCAAAGCGCGTGAGCTGACACGCCGTAAGAGCGCGCTTGAAGTCAGCGCCCTTCCGGGTAAACTGGCTGACTGCTCGTCCAAGGATGCTTCGATCAGTGAGCTGTATATCGTCGAAGGCGACTCTGCCGGCGGGTCCGCCAAGCAGGGACGTGACCGTCATTTTCAGGCGATTCTGCCGCTGCGCGGGAAGATCCTGAACGTGGAGAAGGCACGTCTGGACCGTATTTTGTCGAATGGAGAAATACGATCGATTATTACCGCACTGGGCACCGGAATCAGCGATGACTTTGACCTGTCCAAGGCGCGCTACCACAAAATCGTCATCATGACCGATGCCGATGTCGACGGAGCCCATATCCGTACCCTGCTGCTGACCTTCTTCTACCGGTATATGCGGAAGATTATTGAGGCGGGCTTTATCTATATTGCCCAGCCGCCGCTCTTCAAGATTGAGCGCAATAAGGTAATCCGCTATGCACAGTCCGAAAAGGAACGTGATGAGATCATTGCCGGCTTCGGCGAGAATGTAAAAGTCAACGTTCAGCGTTACAAAGGACTTGGAGAGATGAATGCTTCACAGCTATGGGATACTACAATGGATCCTGAGAGCCGTACGATGCTTCAGGTTACCATTGAGGATGCAATACTGGCTGACGGGATCTTCGATACGCTTATGGGCGATAACGTAGAGCCGCGCCGTGAATTCATCCAGGAGCATGCACAGTCTGTACGCAACCTTGACGTATAA
- a CDS encoding YheC/YheD family protein gives MRIQRVSSKWAKTKVILQNRQLAIFIPETRKYSLDHLTELLDVYGTVYIKPDRGTYGIGVMRAERRIVHLSPGGQPRDGDFEGKNDEPVTQEQTMYVLRYVKEAEVYNSAAELHAAILPKLKGRPYLVQQGIDLLKHHERPFDLRVLTQKTPSGGWETTGMLGRVAAPQKVVTNYHNGGSILSVEVLFKEQMSQSEMAGMIQQLKSLGVRIGVQLETAYPGLKEIGLDVALDQHHDLWLLEVNTLPAIMVFKTFPDKSIYRKIRRYAIAYGRLKKPLPTGRARKKLVARP, from the coding sequence ATGAGGATTCAACGCGTGTCCAGCAAATGGGCTAAAACCAAAGTCATCCTGCAAAACCGCCAGCTGGCGATCTTTATTCCGGAAACGCGAAAATATAGTCTGGACCATTTGACTGAGCTGCTTGATGTCTATGGCACGGTATATATTAAGCCTGACCGGGGTACCTACGGCATAGGGGTTATGCGGGCAGAGCGGCGTATTGTACATTTGAGTCCTGGCGGACAGCCAAGGGACGGGGATTTTGAGGGTAAAAATGATGAGCCTGTAACGCAGGAGCAAACCATGTATGTTCTGCGCTATGTAAAAGAGGCCGAAGTGTATAACTCAGCTGCCGAACTCCATGCTGCTATTCTCCCCAAGCTGAAGGGGCGCCCTTATCTGGTTCAGCAGGGTATCGACCTGCTCAAGCATCATGAGCGGCCGTTTGATCTGCGTGTACTTACGCAAAAGACTCCCTCAGGCGGATGGGAAACTACCGGTATGCTCGGAAGAGTAGCCGCTCCGCAGAAGGTAGTTACCAACTATCATAATGGCGGCAGTATCCTTTCTGTCGAGGTCCTATTTAAAGAGCAGATGAGCCAGAGCGAGATGGCCGGTATGATTCAGCAGCTGAAGTCACTGGGTGTTAGGATCGGAGTACAGCTCGAAACAGCCTATCCGGGGCTCAAGGAAATCGGGCTTGATGTCGCACTTGACCAGCATCACGATCTTTGGCTGCTTGAGGTCAATACCCTGCCTGCCATTATGGTATTCAAAACCTTTCCCGACAAATCGATTTACCGCAAAATCCGCCGTTATGCCATCGCTTATGGACGCCTGAAGAAACCACTGCCCACAGGTCGTGCCCGTAAAAAGCTGGTTGCCAGGCCATAA
- the gyrA gene encoding DNA gyrase subunit A, translating to MAEQNNPQIKDRDIGEEMRESFMDYAMSIIVSRALPDVRDGLKPVHRRILFAMSELGMSPDKPHKKSARIVGEVIGKYHPHGDSAVYETMVRMAQDFSMRYMLVDGHGNFGSVDGDMAAAMRYTEARLSKIAGEMLRDLNKETVDFAPNYDGEEHEPVVLPARYPNLLVNGVSGIAVGMATNIPPHNLGEVIDGVQAMIKNPDITPMELMEYIQGPDFPTAGYILGREGIRQAYRTGRGSVTMRAKATIEENNGKARIIVHELPYQVNKARLVEKIAELVREKRIEGITDLRDESDRNGMRVVIEMRRDVNPSVVLNNLYKHTAMQSTFGINMLAIVGNEPKILNLRDVLYHYLQHQIEVIRRRTIFDLKKAEARAHILEGLRIALDNLDRIITLIRGSRTTDIAREGLMETFKLSVEQAQAILDMRMQRLTGLEREKIENEYNELLAKIAEYKEILANEHLVLEIIGNELQEIRDKYSDERRTEITVGEESILDEDLIPREEVVITITHTGYIKRLPVSTYRSQKRGGRGVIGMDTKDADFVEHLFVSNSHNYLLFFTDKGKVYRIKAYEIPELGRTARGTPIINLIQIEQGEKISAVIQVEETDSDKYLFFATREGIVKKTPLEDYNNIRKGGLIAINLREEDSLIEVKLTDGQQNLIIGTARGMSITFSENDVRSMGRSATGVKGITLDDDDHVIGMDCVDKDLEVLIVTTKGYGKRTPAGDYRSQTRGGKGIKTINLTDKNGPVVGLKVVKNDEDLMIITTSGTLIRTSMDGISTMGRYAQGVKLINIREDDAVATLCRADKEEDELPDHEDGEDGQDTLTVDTEAVNDSEPLADAEGEEDSLE from the coding sequence ATGGCTGAACAAAATAACCCGCAAATCAAAGACCGGGACATTGGCGAGGAAATGCGCGAATCCTTTATGGATTATGCGATGAGCATTATCGTCAGCCGGGCTTTGCCGGATGTGCGGGACGGACTCAAGCCTGTTCACCGGCGCATTCTGTTTGCGATGTCAGAACTCGGAATGTCCCCGGATAAACCTCATAAGAAGTCAGCGAGAATCGTCGGCGAGGTTATCGGTAAGTATCACCCCCATGGTGACTCTGCCGTATATGAGACTATGGTACGTATGGCTCAGGATTTCTCAATGCGTTATATGCTCGTGGACGGCCACGGAAACTTCGGATCGGTCGATGGTGACATGGCTGCGGCAATGCGTTATACAGAAGCACGTCTATCCAAAATTGCTGGTGAAATGCTCCGTGATCTCAACAAGGAGACAGTTGACTTCGCGCCTAACTATGACGGTGAAGAGCATGAGCCTGTCGTGCTGCCTGCACGTTATCCGAACCTGCTTGTTAACGGGGTATCAGGGATCGCGGTAGGGATGGCCACCAATATTCCTCCGCATAATCTGGGTGAGGTCATTGATGGTGTACAGGCCATGATCAAGAATCCGGATATTACACCAATGGAGCTTATGGAATATATTCAAGGCCCGGATTTCCCGACGGCCGGATACATTTTGGGCCGTGAAGGCATCCGTCAGGCTTACCGCACCGGCCGCGGCTCTGTAACCATGCGTGCCAAGGCAACAATTGAAGAGAACAACGGCAAAGCCCGGATTATCGTGCATGAGCTGCCTTACCAGGTCAACAAAGCAAGACTGGTAGAGAAGATTGCCGAGCTCGTCCGCGAAAAGCGGATTGAAGGGATTACCGATCTGCGTGACGAGTCAGACCGTAACGGTATGCGCGTTGTCATCGAGATGCGGCGTGATGTGAATCCTAGCGTTGTACTGAACAACCTGTACAAGCACACAGCTATGCAATCCACATTCGGTATCAATATGCTGGCGATTGTAGGCAATGAGCCGAAGATCCTTAATCTTCGTGATGTGCTGTATCATTATCTGCAGCATCAGATCGAAGTCATCCGCCGCCGGACCATCTTTGATCTGAAAAAAGCGGAAGCACGGGCACATATCCTGGAAGGCCTGCGTATAGCGCTCGATAATCTGGATCGGATCATTACTCTGATCAGAGGCTCGCGCACAACCGATATCGCCCGCGAAGGTTTGATGGAAACATTCAAGCTCAGCGTTGAGCAGGCACAGGCTATCCTCGATATGCGGATGCAGCGCCTGACCGGTCTGGAACGGGAGAAGATCGAGAACGAATATAATGAGCTGCTGGCCAAAATTGCCGAGTACAAGGAAATCCTGGCTAACGAGCATCTTGTCCTGGAGATTATCGGCAACGAGCTGCAGGAAATCCGTGATAAGTACTCTGATGAGCGGCGGACCGAAATTACAGTGGGAGAAGAAAGCATCCTTGATGAGGATCTGATCCCGCGTGAAGAGGTTGTTATTACGATTACACACACCGGCTACATCAAACGTCTGCCGGTCAGCACGTACCGCAGCCAGAAGCGGGGCGGACGCGGCGTAATCGGGATGGATACAAAGGACGCGGATTTTGTAGAGCACCTCTTTGTGAGTAACTCCCACAATTATCTGTTGTTCTTTACCGATAAGGGTAAGGTATACCGGATTAAGGCCTATGAAATCCCAGAGCTTGGACGCACAGCGCGGGGAACACCGATTATCAACCTGATTCAGATTGAGCAGGGTGAGAAGATCAGTGCTGTAATCCAGGTGGAAGAGACAGACAGTGATAAGTATCTGTTCTTCGCCACCCGCGAAGGTATTGTGAAGAAGACCCCGCTTGAGGATTACAACAATATCCGCAAAGGCGGTCTCATCGCAATTAACCTGCGTGAGGAGGATTCCCTGATTGAAGTGAAGCTGACTGACGGTCAGCAGAACCTGATTATCGGTACAGCACGCGGGATGTCCATTACCTTCTCGGAGAATGATGTCCGTTCAATGGGACGTAGTGCAACAGGCGTTAAGGGAATTACCCTTGATGATGATGACCATGTCATTGGTATGGACTGCGTAGATAAGGATCTTGAAGTACTGATCGTAACAACCAAAGGCTACGGCAAACGGACGCCTGCCGGTGATTACCGTTCCCAGACTCGTGGCGGTAAGGGGATTAAGACAATTAACCTCACCGACAAAAACGGCCCGGTAGTTGGTCTGAAGGTTGTTAAGAACGATGAGGACCTGATGATCATTACGACAAGTGGAACACTGATCCGCACCAGCATGGATGGAATCTCGACTATGGGCCGTTATGCTCAAGGCGTTAAGCTGATTAACATCCGTGAGGATGATGCTGTAGCTACGCTGTGCAGAGCGGATAAAGAAGAAGACGAGCTGCCTGATCATGAGGACGGCGAGGATGGACAAGACACACTGACAGTGGATACAGAGGCAGTGAATGATTCGGAGCCTTTGGCGGATGCTGAGGGTGAAGAGGATAGTCTCGAATAG
- a CDS encoding HD-GYP domain-containing protein, which translates to MPSISVAEVKPGSKIIKDVTTPLGGLLFSKGKVVLPRDIEILQAFLVQSVEIEGVQNDNKAPEQAKTAAKNTSVKAGATIDESLLAKSNSTLHDEYEKMLVLVKQIYRSVAAAPLPILEIRSQLEALINELKDYHVLKFSPRVVHDEEYNYHNAVLSALTSYKIAQWCGYPQKDWMQAAFAGLLHDIGNAKVDVSLLQKPTPLTGAELEEVRRHTTYGYQLLRNVTAINEGVRLAALQHHEKIDGSGYPLRLEGSQIHFYAKIVAVADIFHAMTLKKAYRKAQSPYLVLEQILAESFGKLDPVIVQTFIQKTTDLYNGTRIKLSDGRHGEIIFTDRSNPTRPMVQVEGRIVNLMLERELHIKEIIA; encoded by the coding sequence ATGCCAAGTATATCTGTGGCAGAAGTAAAACCGGGTTCAAAGATTATAAAAGATGTCACTACCCCTTTGGGTGGACTGTTGTTCTCTAAAGGTAAGGTAGTACTCCCGCGGGATATCGAGATTCTGCAGGCATTTTTGGTGCAGTCTGTAGAAATTGAAGGTGTACAGAACGATAATAAAGCCCCTGAGCAAGCTAAAACAGCAGCAAAAAACACATCGGTCAAAGCAGGTGCTACTATTGATGAATCCCTGCTTGCCAAGAGCAATTCAACACTGCATGATGAATATGAAAAAATGCTGGTCCTGGTTAAACAGATTTACCGCTCTGTCGCTGCTGCCCCCCTGCCGATCCTGGAGATCCGCAGTCAACTGGAGGCGCTAATTAATGAACTCAAGGACTATCATGTTTTAAAATTTTCTCCCCGGGTTGTCCATGACGAGGAATATAATTATCATAACGCTGTGCTTTCGGCTCTAACCTCATATAAGATTGCCCAATGGTGCGGCTATCCGCAAAAGGATTGGATGCAGGCTGCCTTTGCCGGTCTGCTGCATGATATCGGGAATGCCAAGGTCGATGTTTCATTACTGCAGAAGCCGACCCCGTTGACCGGAGCTGAGTTAGAGGAAGTGCGCAGACATACAACTTATGGTTACCAGCTGCTGCGCAATGTTACGGCTATTAACGAGGGTGTCAGACTTGCCGCACTCCAGCATCATGAAAAAATAGACGGATCAGGCTATCCGCTGCGTCTCGAAGGCTCTCAGATTCACTTCTATGCCAAAATTGTAGCGGTAGCCGATATCTTTCACGCAATGACTCTGAAGAAGGCATATAGAAAGGCCCAGTCGCCTTATCTGGTTCTTGAGCAGATACTGGCGGAGAGCTTCGGGAAGCTGGATCCGGTTATTGTTCAGACTTTTATTCAGAAAACGACAGATCTTTATAATGGAACCAGAATTAAGCTGAGTGACGGCCGCCATGGGGAGATCATCTTCACAGACCGCAGCAATCCTACACGTCCAATGGTGCAAGTGGAGGGCCGGATTGTAAATCTGATGTTGGAACGGGAACTGCACATTAAAGAGATCATTGCTTAA